One Streptomyces sp. SAI-135 DNA segment encodes these proteins:
- a CDS encoding carbohydrate ABC transporter permease, producing MSAHSTAVKRRRAATAGFHLGAGALSVLWLLPIALVLVTSLRSFDDIAAHGLGSLPHSFILDNFRLAWVDGGQQRALINSLLVTVPCVLITLALAAMAAFALSRYDLPLRRTLLLLMLGGNLLPPQILLIPVAKLSEMIGVYDTLPALVGVQIGFGVGFYVFVLHGFMRAIPDEIQQAAVVDGAGPWQIFWRIILPLTRPALAALSALSFTWIFNDLLWAITVLRSDTKMPITAALIGLQGQYVSMWNVIAAGSVIAAAPTVAVFLRFQRHFVAGLNLGAVK from the coding sequence ATGTCCGCCCACTCGACCGCCGTGAAGCGCCGGCGAGCCGCCACCGCGGGCTTCCACCTCGGAGCGGGCGCGCTGTCCGTGCTGTGGCTGCTGCCCATCGCCCTGGTGCTGGTCACCAGCCTGCGCTCCTTCGACGACATCGCCGCGCACGGGCTCGGCAGCCTCCCGCACTCCTTCATCCTCGACAACTTCCGTCTGGCCTGGGTCGACGGCGGCCAGCAGCGCGCCCTGATCAACAGCCTGCTCGTCACCGTCCCGTGCGTGCTGATCACGCTGGCGCTCGCCGCGATGGCCGCGTTCGCTCTCAGCCGCTACGACCTTCCCCTGCGCCGGACGCTGTTGCTGCTGATGCTCGGCGGCAACCTGCTGCCCCCGCAGATCCTGCTCATCCCCGTCGCCAAGCTCAGCGAGATGATCGGCGTCTACGACACGCTGCCCGCCCTCGTCGGCGTGCAGATCGGCTTCGGCGTCGGCTTCTACGTCTTCGTCCTCCACGGCTTCATGCGGGCCATCCCCGACGAGATCCAGCAGGCCGCCGTCGTGGACGGCGCCGGGCCCTGGCAGATCTTCTGGCGGATCATCCTCCCCCTGACCCGCCCCGCGCTCGCCGCGCTCAGCGCGCTGTCGTTCACCTGGATCTTCAACGACCTGCTGTGGGCGATCACCGTGCTGCGCAGCGACACCAAGATGCCGATCACCGCCGCCCTCATCGGCCTGCAAGGGCAGTACGTGTCGATGTGGAACGTCATCGCCGCCGGCTCCGTGATCGCCGCCGCGCCCACCGTCGCCGTCTTCCTGCGCTTCCAGCGGCACTTCGTGGCGGGCCTGAACCTGGGAGCGGTGAAATGA
- a CDS encoding sugar ABC transporter permease: MAVLTPARPAPAVTPTGGRGRGPVRRVPPLVLAFVLVPLLAEAVWVFWPALQGFYLALTSWDGVSAPRFIGLGNFREMAGDEVFRTAAIDTVLWLVLFGGLSALLGLATALLLQQERRGVGFYRAALFLPVVFSLVATALVWQAIYQPDGVLNQLLDAVGLESLRHAWLADQDTALYAVIVPALWRQIGYVMVLYLAGLKGIDPALYEAAKVDGASAWQRFRHVTLPQLRSVNAVVLSVIVIDSLRSFDVVWSLTRGGPYHSSELLSTYMYSTAFQSLRLGYGSALAVVIFALAFGVICSYLVRAFREAD; the protein is encoded by the coding sequence GTGGCCGTGCTCACCCCCGCACGCCCGGCCCCGGCCGTCACGCCCACCGGCGGACGCGGCCGGGGACCCGTCCGCCGTGTGCCGCCGCTCGTCCTCGCCTTCGTCCTCGTGCCGCTGCTGGCGGAGGCCGTGTGGGTCTTCTGGCCCGCTCTCCAGGGTTTCTACCTCGCCCTGACCTCCTGGGACGGCGTCTCCGCGCCCCGCTTCATCGGCCTCGGCAACTTCCGGGAGATGGCCGGCGACGAGGTCTTCAGGACCGCGGCGATCGACACCGTCCTGTGGCTGGTGCTGTTCGGCGGACTGTCGGCGCTGCTGGGTCTCGCGACGGCTCTGCTCCTCCAGCAGGAGCGGCGCGGGGTCGGGTTCTACCGGGCCGCCCTCTTCCTGCCCGTCGTGTTCTCCCTGGTCGCCACCGCCCTGGTGTGGCAGGCCATCTACCAGCCGGACGGCGTCCTCAACCAACTGCTCGACGCCGTCGGGCTGGAGAGCCTGCGGCACGCCTGGCTCGCCGACCAGGACACCGCCCTGTACGCGGTCATCGTGCCCGCCCTGTGGCGCCAGATCGGCTACGTGATGGTGCTGTACCTCGCCGGACTCAAGGGCATCGACCCGGCCCTGTACGAGGCCGCCAAGGTCGACGGCGCGAGCGCCTGGCAGCGCTTCCGCCACGTCACCCTGCCCCAACTGCGCAGCGTCAACGCGGTCGTCCTGTCCGTCATCGTCATCGACTCGCTGCGCTCCTTCGACGTCGTGTGGTCGCTGACCCGCGGCGGCCCGTACCACTCGTCCGAGCTGCTGAGCACCTACATGTACTCGACCGCCTTCCAGTCCCTGCGCCTGGGCTACGGCTCCGCGCTCGCCGTCGTCATCTTCGCGCTGGCGTTCGGCGTCATCTGCTCCTACCTCGTGCGCGCCTTCCGGGAGGCCGACTGA
- a CDS encoding substrate-binding domain-containing protein, with protein MSNPHTSRRRFLAGLGATGTAALLSGCVTSTSTSKSSSSGAVSLQSNLSAPQAKAAMEDLVAAYGKKNSGRVSLNTVAAETFRTQLPTYLTSANPPDVYTWYPGSVADAYAKKDLLLDLDDLWASSPDLKRYSKALNTLCTASSGKKVFVPSTYYWWGMFYRKSNFAKWGVSEPKTWDDFLDLCDKLKSKGVAPIGLGAGGNTPWVASAWFDYLDIRINGAPYHRELLAGKHRFDDPEVRKVFDRWTELLPYFDPDGTAIAFQDATTALLNGRTGMMLIGTFFADAAPKDALDDIDFFRFPVIDPKVPVAEEAPVDGYFASARTGRAERVTELMGYLATAQAQEIYIKGSSGTVLPCNPDAKDAGTALVKKGRAHIDEAVEITQFFNRDSSDALQPTADTALTKFIAKPKSIGSILTDWQRDAQKIWSA; from the coding sequence ATGTCGAACCCGCACACCAGCCGCAGACGCTTCCTCGCCGGGCTCGGCGCCACCGGTACGGCGGCGCTGCTCAGCGGCTGCGTCACCTCGACCTCGACCTCGAAGTCATCGTCCTCGGGCGCGGTCAGCCTCCAGTCCAACCTGTCCGCGCCGCAGGCCAAGGCCGCGATGGAGGACCTCGTCGCGGCCTACGGCAAGAAGAACAGCGGACGCGTCAGTCTCAACACGGTCGCCGCGGAGACGTTCCGCACCCAACTGCCGACCTACCTGACCTCCGCCAACCCCCCGGACGTCTACACCTGGTACCCCGGCTCGGTGGCGGACGCCTACGCCAAGAAGGACCTGCTGCTCGACCTCGACGACCTGTGGGCCTCCTCGCCCGACCTCAAGCGCTACTCCAAGGCGCTCAACACGCTGTGCACCGCGAGCTCCGGCAAGAAGGTGTTCGTGCCCTCCACCTACTACTGGTGGGGCATGTTCTACCGGAAGTCGAACTTCGCCAAGTGGGGCGTGAGCGAGCCCAAGACCTGGGACGACTTCCTCGACCTGTGCGACAAGCTCAAGTCCAAAGGAGTGGCACCGATCGGGCTCGGCGCCGGCGGCAACACACCCTGGGTGGCCTCGGCCTGGTTCGACTACCTCGACATACGCATCAACGGCGCCCCGTACCACCGTGAACTCCTCGCAGGCAAGCACCGGTTCGACGACCCCGAGGTCCGCAAGGTCTTCGACCGCTGGACGGAACTGCTGCCGTACTTCGACCCCGACGGCACCGCCATCGCCTTCCAGGACGCCACGACCGCGCTGCTCAACGGACGCACCGGCATGATGCTGATCGGCACCTTCTTCGCCGACGCGGCCCCCAAGGACGCCCTCGACGACATCGACTTCTTCCGCTTCCCGGTCATCGACCCCAAGGTGCCGGTCGCCGAAGAGGCCCCCGTCGACGGCTACTTCGCCAGCGCACGCACCGGTCGCGCCGAGCGGGTCACCGAGCTGATGGGCTACCTTGCCACCGCGCAGGCGCAGGAGATCTACATCAAGGGCTCCTCGGGCACGGTCCTGCCCTGCAACCCGGACGCCAAGGACGCCGGCACGGCACTGGTGAAGAAGGGCCGCGCCCACATCGACGAGGCGGTCGAGATCACCCAGTTCTTCAACCGGGACTCCAGCGACGCCCTGCAGCCCACCGCCGACACCGCGCTGACCAAGTTCATCGCCAAGCCCAAGTCGATCGGCTCGATCCTCACCGACTGGCAGCGCGACGCCCAGAAGATCTGGAGTGCCTGA
- a CDS encoding NPCBM/NEW2 domain-containing protein — MKRHLTVLLALLTTLLAVQAPAHATPPRGDDAVSTSASAQILSPTPYMGWNTYYALGGDPTAAEIESTADFLVSSGLRDAGYKYVWIDGNWAAPTPRSAAGDLVPNPAQFPDGMKPLVDYIHSKGLKAGIYTDAGPYIPGKCGLGSHGYYQRDADQFAAWKFDAVKVDYLCGIAADLDPKTVYTEFAKALRNNASGRPMIFNLCNPVTSPDWGNYPEEQQSTYSWSYAPAIAQSWRTYTDVGFVGEIKFKDVLRNYDANARHPEAAGPGHFNDPDYLGPELGMSDEEFRTQMTLWSVAAAPLVIGSDIRRLSKTSLDILDDPDVLAINQDSAGVQAVRVGPAGTTETWVKRLANGDRAVVLLNRGDSPATLTTKASSVGLSGSRFTLKNAWTDRVTESAGTISAAVPAHGAALFRVARATGKPGLPHVVAGLPQVTKVGGDTVPAGIAPVIAGGDQAQVEVDVRNDSPQPVFTPRVELAAPTGWTARPTGTVPKLLMPGRSATFTFTLTLPDTAAPGSATLAATTTYETTGKQRLRQETATTLVVAPAPPHGDVALSHHDWISATSGWMTPTVDRSVGGWTPISMLGQEHPTGIGVASPSTIRYYLGDRCTRLTATVGIDDAVRNVGPEGGTSTFQVLGDGKVLFDSGVLNRDGTRQADVDLTGVRVLDLVVGDAGDGGYNDRADWAGLDASC, encoded by the coding sequence GTGAAACGACATCTCACCGTCCTCCTGGCCCTGCTGACCACGCTGCTGGCCGTGCAGGCCCCCGCCCACGCCACTCCCCCGCGCGGCGACGACGCCGTCTCGACGTCGGCATCCGCACAGATTCTGAGCCCGACGCCCTACATGGGCTGGAACACCTACTACGCACTCGGCGGCGACCCCACCGCGGCGGAAATCGAGTCGACCGCCGACTTCCTCGTCAGCAGCGGCCTGCGCGACGCCGGTTACAAGTACGTCTGGATCGACGGCAACTGGGCCGCCCCCACCCCGCGCAGCGCGGCCGGGGACCTGGTCCCCAACCCCGCCCAGTTCCCCGACGGGATGAAGCCCCTCGTCGACTACATCCATTCCAAGGGCCTCAAGGCCGGCATCTACACCGACGCCGGCCCCTACATCCCCGGCAAATGCGGGCTCGGCAGCCACGGCTACTACCAGCGCGACGCCGACCAGTTCGCCGCCTGGAAGTTCGACGCCGTCAAGGTGGACTACCTCTGCGGCATCGCCGCCGACCTCGACCCGAAGACCGTGTACACCGAGTTCGCCAAGGCGCTGCGGAACAACGCCAGCGGACGCCCCATGATCTTCAACCTCTGCAACCCCGTCACCTCCCCGGACTGGGGCAACTACCCCGAGGAGCAGCAGTCAACGTACTCCTGGTCCTACGCACCGGCCATCGCCCAGTCCTGGCGCACCTACACAGACGTCGGATTCGTCGGTGAGATCAAGTTCAAGGACGTACTGCGCAACTACGACGCCAACGCGCGGCACCCCGAGGCGGCCGGCCCGGGACACTTCAACGACCCTGACTACCTCGGACCCGAACTCGGCATGAGCGACGAGGAGTTCCGCACCCAGATGACGCTCTGGTCGGTCGCCGCCGCGCCGCTGGTGATCGGCAGCGACATCCGCAGACTCAGCAAGACCTCGCTCGACATCCTCGACGACCCCGACGTCCTTGCCATCAACCAGGACAGCGCCGGAGTCCAGGCCGTCCGCGTCGGTCCGGCCGGCACGACGGAGACCTGGGTCAAGCGGCTCGCGAACGGCGACCGGGCCGTGGTGCTGCTCAACCGCGGCGACAGCCCGGCGACCCTGACCACGAAGGCGTCCTCGGTCGGCCTGAGCGGAAGCCGGTTCACCCTGAAGAACGCCTGGACCGACCGGGTCACCGAGAGCGCCGGCACGATCAGCGCCGCCGTCCCGGCCCACGGCGCGGCCCTCTTCCGCGTCGCCCGGGCCACGGGCAAGCCCGGCCTCCCGCACGTCGTCGCCGGCCTCCCCCAGGTCACGAAGGTCGGCGGCGACACCGTGCCGGCCGGCATCGCCCCCGTGATCGCCGGCGGTGACCAGGCGCAGGTCGAGGTCGACGTCCGCAACGACAGCCCGCAGCCCGTCTTCACTCCCCGCGTCGAGCTGGCCGCCCCCACCGGATGGACCGCTCGCCCGACCGGGACCGTGCCGAAACTGCTGATGCCAGGCCGCTCCGCGACCTTCACCTTCACGCTCACCCTGCCGGACACCGCGGCACCGGGCAGCGCCACCCTGGCCGCGACCACCACCTACGAGACCACCGGCAAGCAGCGTCTGCGGCAGGAGACGGCCACGACGCTCGTGGTGGCGCCGGCGCCACCGCACGGCGACGTCGCCCTGTCCCACCACGACTGGATCAGCGCCACCAGCGGATGGATGACCCCGACCGTCGACCGCAGCGTAGGCGGCTGGACGCCGATCAGCATGCTCGGCCAGGAACACCCCACCGGTATCGGCGTCGCATCCCCCTCCACCATCCGCTACTACCTCGGCGACCGCTGCACCCGGCTGACGGCCACCGTCGGCATCGACGACGCGGTCCGCAACGTCGGTCCGGAAGGCGGCACCTCGACGTTCCAGGTGCTCGGTGACGGCAAGGTGCTGTTCGACAGCGGAGTCCTCAACCGCGACGGCACCCGCCAGGCCGACGTCGACCTCACCGGCGTCCGCGTCCTGGACCTGGTGGTCGGCGACGCCGGGGACGGCGGCTACAACGACCGCGCGGACTGGGCCGGCTTGGACGCCAGCTGCTGA
- a CDS encoding phosphotransferase: MQVIRGLMVDDEERNQRRSTARLNTHFEKFGWQVRWETKTEPDEGQECIRLADPPYDVVLVDLLFAREDLPDLIEPRGLELITEARERSDRTYIIAVSSGDESMPDLFDRARRSGAHHVFRRYEFTQGSLDNSPAAIVKAVREHLLNNGTVCTIQVDADAEDPAVQSIIDEVGEPTLSQLYSRILEAEGTETASMRLTYLTPGASGAVVCSVAATTPGSPVRRHVLKASRDHQGLVHEAEQNARAAKVFPALLLIRQRPDRPVGPVNGWYALGAPLPDHATTLRDWLAAGPGEADVADVMIKLFGEGLRAAHVENREVGPPLTKLLQFRPLRRRRVLEALEQLSPALLRPDGGGLSDLKELTRELKSFLEEGRPLGVPLSELGRPSSTTFVHGDLHGGNVLICQGRHPTPVLIDTSAFARLNWAADAARFGVDLLMRSVDSGVESMFFTRFRAWRELALCLGRRTLATPTDAVSPGPAAVVALSWLATNLASVCPDAAEPDRAWEWHAMLAEYLLRAACYPDVPPPKRAVALVAAHDQLREVTRLLVS; the protein is encoded by the coding sequence ATGCAGGTCATCCGAGGGCTGATGGTCGACGACGAAGAGCGAAACCAACGGCGTTCGACGGCACGGCTCAACACCCACTTCGAGAAGTTCGGCTGGCAGGTGCGCTGGGAGACGAAGACCGAGCCTGACGAGGGACAGGAATGCATCCGGCTGGCGGACCCGCCTTACGACGTCGTCCTCGTCGACCTGCTCTTCGCACGGGAAGACCTCCCCGATCTCATCGAGCCACGCGGCCTGGAACTCATCACCGAGGCCAGGGAACGCTCGGACCGTACCTATATCATCGCCGTGAGTTCCGGCGATGAGTCGATGCCCGATCTGTTCGACCGCGCGCGACGCTCAGGGGCGCATCACGTCTTCCGCCGTTACGAGTTCACCCAGGGGTCGCTCGACAACAGTCCGGCCGCGATCGTGAAGGCCGTACGCGAGCATCTGCTGAACAACGGCACCGTGTGCACCATCCAAGTCGACGCGGACGCGGAGGACCCCGCCGTCCAGTCGATCATCGACGAGGTCGGTGAACCCACCTTGTCCCAGCTCTACAGCAGGATCCTTGAGGCGGAAGGGACCGAGACGGCGAGCATGCGTCTCACGTACCTCACGCCTGGAGCGTCCGGAGCAGTCGTCTGCTCAGTAGCTGCGACGACTCCGGGCAGTCCCGTGCGGCGCCATGTACTCAAAGCCTCCCGGGACCATCAGGGTCTTGTGCATGAGGCGGAGCAGAACGCCAGAGCCGCAAAGGTGTTTCCGGCCTTGCTGTTGATCAGGCAGCGCCCGGACCGACCCGTCGGCCCGGTCAACGGCTGGTACGCGCTCGGAGCCCCGTTGCCCGACCACGCCACCACGTTGCGAGACTGGTTGGCGGCCGGTCCCGGCGAGGCGGACGTCGCAGATGTGATGATCAAGCTGTTCGGGGAGGGACTGCGGGCCGCGCACGTCGAGAACCGTGAGGTGGGCCCACCGCTGACCAAGCTGCTGCAGTTTCGACCGCTGCGGCGGCGTCGGGTGCTTGAGGCCTTGGAGCAGCTCTCGCCTGCGCTGCTTCGACCCGATGGTGGCGGATTGTCGGATCTGAAAGAGCTGACGAGGGAGTTGAAGTCGTTCCTGGAAGAGGGCAGGCCGCTGGGCGTGCCCCTGAGCGAGTTGGGCCGGCCGTCATCGACCACATTCGTCCACGGTGATCTGCACGGTGGAAACGTGTTGATCTGCCAGGGCCGCCATCCGACACCAGTCCTCATCGACACCAGCGCTTTCGCACGGCTGAACTGGGCTGCCGACGCGGCGAGGTTTGGTGTCGACCTGCTGATGAGGTCGGTGGACTCGGGTGTGGAATCGATGTTCTTCACCCGCTTCCGGGCTTGGCGGGAGTTGGCTCTGTGCCTGGGCCGACGCACGCTCGCGACCCCGACCGATGCCGTTTCGCCCGGCCCGGCGGCGGTGGTGGCTTTGTCATGGCTGGCTACGAACCTCGCTTCGGTTTGTCCGGACGCCGCCGAGCCGGACCGAGCCTGGGAGTGGCATGCCATGCTCGCCGAATACCTGCTGCGGGCCGCCTGCTACCCCGACGTACCCCCTCCAAAGCGTGCGGTCGCCCTAGTGGCGGCGCACGACCAACTACGCGAGGTGACGAGGCTGTTGGTGTCCTGA
- a CDS encoding Type 1 glutamine amidotransferase-like domain-containing protein — MQLLGKPIAESAALCIPTAGYGHPMGGPAAAWRFISGQSRLPMCGLGWRSLGVLELTALSSIGEERWIPWVQEADVLLVNGGDALYLAHWMRQCGLADFLPSLPDKVWVGLSAGSMVMTPRIGESFVEWKAPTGDDSALGVVGFSIFPHVDHVDLPENTMAAAQRWASGLPNPAYAIDDDTAITVVDGALEVVSEGTWRHFPA; from the coding sequence GTGCAGCTGCTGGGCAAGCCGATCGCCGAGTCGGCTGCCCTGTGTATCCCCACTGCGGGCTACGGGCACCCGATGGGTGGCCCGGCGGCGGCCTGGCGTTTCATCAGCGGACAGTCCCGCCTGCCCATGTGCGGCCTGGGGTGGAGATCGTTGGGGGTGCTGGAGCTGACCGCGCTTTCCAGCATCGGGGAGGAGCGTTGGATTCCCTGGGTCCAGGAGGCGGACGTCCTGCTGGTGAACGGCGGCGATGCACTGTATCTGGCGCACTGGATGCGCCAGTGCGGACTGGCGGACTTCCTGCCGTCACTGCCCGACAAGGTCTGGGTGGGGCTCAGCGCCGGGAGCATGGTGATGACACCCCGCATCGGGGAGTCCTTCGTCGAGTGGAAGGCGCCCACCGGCGACGACAGCGCGCTGGGCGTCGTCGGTTTCTCCATCTTCCCGCACGTGGATCACGTCGACCTGCCGGAGAACACCATGGCCGCAGCGCAGAGGTGGGCGAGCGGTCTGCCGAATCCGGCGTACGCGATCGACGACGACACCGCCATCACGGTGGTCGACGGTGCGCTGGAGGTCGTCTCCGAGGGCACATGGAGACACTTCCCCGCCTGA
- a CDS encoding DUF1963 domain-containing protein, giving the protein MTTPFTEELVLRAAEKHGVPVPVAQELLSGSRPCLHLLPIQCLTPAQQHEARPAARTGGLPRLPDGVDWPDGRSPLVLTVDCAALPREALDIALPSDGSLLFFTQIEYEPESSVVLHVPADVRTTQRSAAYELDGEPEEVKVYQPDDLYPVPGLTVSHDWRDAPATSAFVEGSADRDDILDDFEDAVREGAAGGASRGIAVQLGGFSTPWQSPPDEGDLVLLAQIHGQSIDPHVYTQTLIVGTREDIAACRYEALEFEQQV; this is encoded by the coding sequence ATGACCACTCCCTTCACGGAAGAGCTCGTTCTGAGGGCGGCCGAGAAGCATGGCGTTCCCGTGCCGGTAGCGCAGGAACTGCTCTCCGGCTCCCGACCGTGCCTTCACCTGCTCCCCATCCAGTGCCTGACGCCCGCTCAGCAGCACGAGGCCCGTCCCGCCGCGCGCACGGGAGGCCTCCCCCGCCTGCCCGACGGCGTGGACTGGCCCGATGGGCGCAGTCCTCTGGTGCTGACCGTCGATTGTGCGGCGCTCCCTCGCGAAGCCCTCGACATCGCACTGCCATCCGACGGGAGCCTGTTGTTCTTCACCCAGATCGAATACGAGCCGGAGTCGTCGGTGGTGCTCCACGTTCCCGCCGACGTGCGGACCACACAACGCTCGGCGGCGTATGAGCTCGACGGCGAGCCGGAGGAGGTCAAGGTCTACCAGCCGGATGATCTGTATCCGGTACCGGGACTGACCGTCTCACACGATTGGCGCGACGCCCCGGCGACCAGCGCGTTCGTGGAAGGCAGCGCGGACCGCGACGACATCCTGGACGATTTCGAGGACGCCGTGCGCGAAGGGGCAGCGGGGGGTGCCTCGCGCGGAATCGCCGTCCAACTCGGCGGTTTCTCCACCCCTTGGCAGTCACCACCCGACGAAGGCGACCTCGTCCTCCTTGCACAGATACACGGACAGTCGATCGACCCCCACGTCTACACCCAGACCCTCATTGTCGGCACCCGCGAAGACATCGCCGCGTGCCGATACGAAGCCCTGGAGTTCGAGCAGCAGGTCTAG
- a CDS encoding ABC transporter ATP-binding protein: MTTAVSAADIAPTPYAWQIQATGLKVRVGRKRMAVDGLDLSLGTGVHGLLGPNGAGKTTLIRTLATVLRPTEGSLELLGESVAGGGEHRAVRRRIGYLPQEFGYYKRFTVREFVEYMAWLKEVPKADIPAAVQRAVERVGLADRADERMKALSGGMVRRVGIAQAIVNDPTILLLDEPTVGLDPAQRLRFRELLQELGRDTCVLVSTHLVEDVAAACTDVVLFNEGRLVFQGPPDELASVGGPEHVGDNPLERGYSALLLNPEQGRGTW; the protein is encoded by the coding sequence ATGACGACCGCCGTGAGCGCGGCCGACATCGCACCGACGCCCTACGCCTGGCAGATCCAGGCCACCGGTCTGAAGGTCAGGGTCGGCAGGAAACGGATGGCCGTCGACGGCCTGGACCTGTCGCTGGGCACCGGCGTCCACGGACTGCTCGGCCCGAACGGGGCGGGCAAGACCACTCTCATCCGGACGCTGGCCACCGTACTGCGACCCACCGAGGGCAGCCTGGAGCTGCTCGGCGAATCCGTGGCCGGCGGGGGCGAACACCGTGCGGTGCGCCGCCGGATCGGCTATCTGCCGCAGGAGTTCGGCTACTACAAGCGCTTCACGGTGCGCGAGTTCGTCGAGTACATGGCGTGGCTGAAGGAGGTGCCCAAAGCGGACATCCCCGCGGCGGTGCAGCGCGCGGTGGAGCGGGTGGGTCTGGCGGACCGCGCCGACGAGAGGATGAAGGCCCTGTCGGGCGGCATGGTGCGCAGGGTCGGCATCGCCCAGGCCATCGTCAACGACCCGACGATCCTGCTCCTCGACGAGCCGACGGTCGGCCTGGACCCGGCGCAGCGGCTGCGCTTCCGCGAGCTGCTGCAGGAGTTGGGCAGGGACACCTGCGTGCTCGTCTCGACTCATCTGGTGGAGGACGTCGCCGCCGCCTGCACCGACGTGGTGCTCTTCAACGAGGGTCGGCTGGTCTTCCAGGGCCCTCCGGATGAGCTGGCCTCGGTGGGCGGCCCCGAACACGTGGGGGACAACCCGCTGGAGCGCGGCTACTCGGCCCTGCTGCTCAATCCCGAGCAGGGAAGGGGCACGTGGTGA
- a CDS encoding zf-HC2 domain-containing protein, with translation MSVEHASMRIIEGYVRGGADLLADEVWAVEAHLEMCRVCRDRLSAAVAAGVPAVTSLVDTVWSGLEPQLAVTAPMPRRRRWSAPLSRWMTPAMVPWLAMVVGVTLAALLLDLSGTGSGEVSLVLLFAPVLPVLGVAACWSRGLDPAYELTASVPRAGLYLVLRRTASVLAVVVPVLAVGGWATGVMVAQWLLPCLAFTSMTLALGGVVGVRRAAVVLATVWAAVVVVPTLATSRTAFALQTGGLPAWGLILAVGIGVVIARRGAYTVLGAHR, from the coding sequence ATGAGTGTGGAACACGCGTCGATGCGGATCATCGAAGGCTATGTGCGCGGCGGCGCGGACCTGTTGGCCGACGAGGTGTGGGCCGTGGAGGCGCATCTGGAGATGTGCCGGGTGTGCCGCGACCGGTTGTCTGCCGCTGTCGCTGCCGGGGTGCCCGCCGTTACGTCACTGGTCGACACCGTGTGGTCCGGCCTGGAGCCCCAACTCGCGGTCACGGCCCCGATGCCGCGCCGACGGCGCTGGTCGGCGCCGCTGTCGCGGTGGATGACGCCGGCGATGGTGCCGTGGCTGGCCATGGTCGTGGGCGTGACGCTGGCCGCCCTGCTGCTCGATCTGTCCGGCACGGGCTCCGGCGAGGTGTCGTTGGTGCTGCTGTTCGCGCCGGTCCTGCCGGTGCTCGGCGTGGCGGCGTGCTGGTCGCGCGGTCTGGACCCGGCGTACGAACTGACGGCCTCGGTTCCCAGGGCCGGGCTCTATCTGGTGTTGCGACGCACCGCGTCCGTGCTCGCCGTGGTCGTCCCCGTGCTGGCGGTGGGCGGTTGGGCGACGGGGGTGATGGTGGCCCAGTGGCTGCTGCCCTGTCTGGCCTTCACCTCGATGACCCTGGCGCTCGGCGGTGTCGTCGGTGTGCGGCGCGCAGCCGTCGTGCTGGCCACCGTCTGGGCCGCCGTGGTCGTGGTTCCGACGCTGGCCACCAGCCGTACGGCCTTCGCTCTGCAGACGGGCGGTTTGCCCGCGTGGGGGCTCATCCTCGCGGTCGGTATCGGTGTCGTGATCGCCCGCAGAGGCGCGTACACCGTGCTGGGAGCTCATCGATGA
- a CDS encoding RNA polymerase sigma factor, whose translation MRSVRAALHEVDEERLVRLVAKGDRAAFEELYRRTSPWMAVRLRRRCEDEQIVAEVMQETYLAVWRAAGAFAGAAVGGTATGWLWTIAARRLVDAFRRRAHHAQPPPAAAVPEAVPAAEESALAGTVDGDVGDALRCLAPELRQVLQAMVLDGLSVRETAVLLGLPEGTVKTRARRARIEMRRALA comes from the coding sequence GTGAGATCAGTCAGAGCAGCGCTGCACGAGGTGGACGAGGAGCGTCTCGTCCGGCTGGTGGCCAAAGGCGACCGTGCCGCGTTCGAGGAGTTGTACCGGCGTACGTCACCGTGGATGGCGGTGCGGTTGCGCCGCCGGTGCGAGGACGAGCAGATCGTCGCGGAGGTCATGCAGGAGACCTACTTGGCGGTCTGGCGCGCGGCGGGTGCGTTCGCCGGGGCCGCGGTCGGGGGGACGGCGACCGGTTGGCTGTGGACGATCGCGGCGCGTCGCCTCGTCGACGCGTTCAGGCGCAGGGCGCACCACGCGCAGCCACCGCCGGCCGCTGCCGTGCCCGAGGCGGTGCCCGCTGCCGAGGAGTCGGCGCTCGCGGGAACCGTCGACGGTGATGTCGGGGACGCACTGAGGTGCCTGGCGCCGGAGTTGAGACAGGTACTGCAGGCCATGGTGCTCGACGGGCTGTCCGTCCGTGAGACCGCGGTGCTGCTCGGGCTGCCCGAAGGCACGGTCAAGACCCGTGCCCGCCGGGCCCGTATCGAGATGCGGAGGGCGCTGGCATGA